Proteins co-encoded in one Sus scrofa isolate TJ Tabasco breed Duroc chromosome 14, Sscrofa11.1, whole genome shotgun sequence genomic window:
- the STK32C gene encoding serine/threonine-protein kinase 32C isoform X2: MYAMKYMSKQQCIERDEVRNVFRELQILQEIEHVFLVNLWYSFQDEEDMFMVVDLLLGGDLRYHLQQNVQFSEDTVRLYICEMALALDYLRGQHIIHRDVKPDNILLDEQGHAHLTDFNIATIIRDGERATALAGTKPYMAPEIFQSFVNGGTGYSFEVDWWSVGVMAYELLRGWRPYDIHSSNAVESLVQLFSTVSVQYVPTWSKETVALLRKLLTVNPQHRMSSLRDVQAAPALADVLWAELSEKKVEPGFVPNKGRLHCDPTFELEEMILESRPLHKKKKRLAKNRSRDSSRDSSQSENDYLQDCLDAIQQDFVVFNREKLKRSQDPSSEPPPAPEPGEAAELPADSEGALSALPTCGSICPSAGSS; encoded by the exons ATGTACGCCATGAAGTACATGAGCAAGCAGCAGTGCATCGAGCGGGACGAGGTCCGCAACGTCTTCCGCGAGCTGCAGATCCTGCAGGAGATCGAGCACGTCTTCCTGGTGAACCTCTG GTACTCCTTCCAGGACGAGGAGGACATGTTCATGGTAGTGGACCTGCTGCTGGGGGGCGACCTGCGCTACCACCTGCAGCAGAACGTGCAGTTCTCCGAGGACACCGTGCGGCTGTACATCTGCGAGATGGCGCTGGCCCTCGACTACCTGCGCGGGCAGCACATCATCCACAG GGATGTGAAACCCGACAACATTCTCCTGGATGAGCAAG GACACGCACACCTGACCGACTTCAACATCGCCACCATCATAAGGGACGGCGAGAGGGCCACCGCGCTCGCCGGGACCAAGCCGTACATGG CTCCGGAGATCTTCCAGTCTTTCGTCAATGGAGGGACCGGCTACTCCTTCGAGGTGGACTGGTGGTCGGTGGGGGTGATGGCTTACGAGCTGCTGCGAGGATGG AGGCCCTATGACATCCACTCGAGCAACGCCGTGGAGTCCCTGGTGCAGCTCTTCAGCACCGTGAGCGTCCAGTACGTCCCCACCTGGTCCAAGGAGACGGTGGCCCTGCTGCGGAAG CTGCTCACCGTGAACCCCCAGCACCGCATGTCCAGCCTGCGGGACGTGCAGGCGGCCCCCGCGCTGGCCGACGTGCTGTGGGCCGAGCTGAGCGAGAAGAAGGTGGAGCCCGGCTTCGTGCCCAAC AAAGGCCGCCTGCACTGCGACCCCACCTTCGAGCTGGAGGAGATGATCCTGGAGTCGCGGCCGCTGCACAAGAAGAAGAAGCGTCTGGCCAAGAACAGGTCGCGGGACAGCAGCAGGGACAGCTCCCAGTCG GAGAATGACTACCTTCAGGACTGCCTCGACGCCATCCAGCAAGACTTTGTGGTTTTTAACAGAGAAAA GCTGAAGAGGAGCCAGGACCCCTCAAGTGAGCCCCCACCTGCGCCCGAGCCCGGGGAGGCGGCGGAGCTCCCGGCAGACAGCGAGGGGGCACTGTCCGCCCTGCCCACGTGCGGCTCCATCTGCCCCTCGGCTGGGAGCAGCTAG